Proteins encoded together in one uncultured Desulfosarcina sp. window:
- a CDS encoding DMT family transporter, whose product MQIIGILCALSAALFWASAVIMFKKSGEVLSPTALNLFKGVVTLLLLIPTLWLTGTPLFPDQPVGEWLLFGLSGFMGITLADNFFFMALKRLGAGLWAVVDCLYLPFIILLSAVFLDEQIGLKGMLGAALVIVAIGAGSYSGGSTKCSQRDFVGGLFWGTLAVSLLAGSIIMVKPLLETTSILWASYVRLLAGVAGLLVLAVIQPERKRTLSVLLPSQAWKIALPASVVGNYLAMIAWLAGFKYTLVSVAAILNQLSTIFTFILAAVFLKEPVTLPRLIAILLAVAGALLAAGAT is encoded by the coding sequence ATGCAAATCATCGGCATTCTCTGTGCGCTGAGCGCAGCCCTATTCTGGGCCAGTGCCGTCATCATGTTCAAAAAAAGCGGCGAGGTACTCTCTCCGACGGCATTGAACCTGTTCAAGGGCGTCGTCACCCTGCTCCTGCTTATTCCGACCCTGTGGCTGACCGGCACGCCGCTGTTTCCGGACCAACCGGTGGGGGAATGGCTTTTGTTCGGCCTTTCCGGGTTCATGGGCATTACCCTGGCCGACAACTTCTTTTTCATGGCGCTCAAACGACTCGGCGCCGGCCTGTGGGCCGTGGTGGACTGCCTTTATCTGCCCTTCATCATTTTACTGTCGGCCGTTTTTCTCGACGAACAGATCGGGCTGAAAGGGATGCTCGGAGCCGCGCTGGTGATCGTCGCCATCGGCGCCGGGTCCTATTCCGGTGGATCGACAAAGTGCTCGCAGCGGGATTTTGTGGGGGGGCTTTTCTGGGGCACGCTGGCAGTCAGTCTGCTGGCCGGCAGCATAATTATGGTCAAGCCGCTGCTGGAAACAACCAGTATTTTGTGGGCCAGTTATGTCAGGCTGCTGGCCGGTGTGGCCGGTCTGCTCGTATTGGCCGTGATCCAGCCGGAAAGAAAACGAACGCTGAGTGTGCTGCTGCCTTCACAGGCGTGGAAAATCGCCCTGCCGGCCTCCGTTGTGGGCAACTATCTGGCCATGATCGCCTGGCTGGCGGGTTTTAAATACACCCTGGTATCGGTGGCGGCCATCCTCAATCAGCTTTCAACCATCTTCACCTTTATTCTGGCGGCCGTTTTTCTCAAGGAACCGGTCACCCTGCCAAGATTGATCGCCATCCTTCTGGCCGTGGCCGGCGCCCTGCTGGCCGCCGGGGCTACATAA
- the ppdK gene encoding pyruvate, phosphate dikinase: MQKKKWVFGFNELDAAKAHVGDDWDAVRGLLGGKGANLAEMARIGLPVPDGFTISTEACNTYLASGSILPEGLWDQVLAALAQIEASTGKSFGGSENPLLLSCRSGAKFSMPGMMDTVLNIGLNDRTVAAMINQTDDRRFVYDAYRRLIQMFGSVVMGIADEPFEAVISAARQTAGVENDSELSAENWQQVAEQFKAIYRRHTTHDFPEDPYKQLQMATEAVFKSWNGKRAVDYRTAARISHDLGTAVSVVTMVFGNMGNDCATGVAMTRNGSTGEPKLEGDYLTNAQGEDVVAGIRMTKDLAQLKEEMPAVYAEFERIAKLLEDHYRDMQDMEFTIEKGKLWMLQTRDGKRTAQAAVRIAVDMAEEGLIDRRTAVLRVSPDQVDFFLHPQFDASAANAGRLLTRGLNVSPGAAVGQVAFDANMAEAWANNEGKAVIMVRPETKPDDVHGMLAARGILTSRGGRTSHAALVARQFGKPAVVGASGIRIDLTNRLMTVANRTIHEGEWISIDGTAGIVYEGQLETMVPDIKDPWLIKLLSWADEFRKLGVWANADYPRDAKRAVEYGAEGIGLCRSEHMFFETDRLPHFQRMIMAEYPVERKEALAALLPFQREDFVGLFRVMAGKPVIVRLIDPPLHEFLPDLMELISELADLKIRLKHAPDMAAIDTLLAEIREKEQLRKQAQSLREANPMLGTRGVRLGIYIPELTTMQVRAIFEAACQVTKEGIDVHPEVMIPLTSHVNELIRQRGVLEAEARTVMHEKGVEIAYKFGTMIELPRAALTADDIAEHAEFFSFGTNDLTQTTFGISRDDAESGFLIEYMESGILPANPFATLDPEGVGQLIDMAVKKGRNTRPGLECGICGEHGGDPKSIALCHQLGLTYVSCSPFRVPIARLAAAHAALGEKK; this comes from the coding sequence ATGCAAAAGAAAAAATGGGTATTTGGTTTTAACGAACTGGATGCGGCGAAAGCGCATGTAGGCGACGACTGGGATGCCGTTCGCGGCCTTTTGGGCGGCAAGGGGGCCAACCTGGCCGAAATGGCCCGCATCGGCCTGCCGGTGCCAGACGGTTTCACCATATCCACCGAGGCCTGCAACACCTACCTGGCATCGGGCAGCATCCTTCCCGAAGGTTTGTGGGACCAGGTTTTGGCCGCCCTTGCACAAATCGAAGCCAGCACCGGAAAATCCTTTGGCGGTTCCGAAAATCCGCTCCTACTCTCCTGCCGGTCGGGCGCCAAATTTTCCATGCCAGGCATGATGGACACGGTGCTCAATATCGGCCTCAACGACCGGACCGTGGCGGCCATGATCAACCAGACCGATGATCGTCGTTTTGTCTACGACGCCTACCGGCGGCTCATTCAGATGTTCGGCAGCGTGGTCATGGGAATCGCCGACGAACCTTTCGAGGCGGTCATCTCCGCCGCGCGTCAGACCGCCGGAGTGGAAAACGACAGCGAGTTGTCTGCCGAAAACTGGCAGCAGGTGGCCGAGCAGTTCAAAGCCATCTACCGGCGGCATACGACCCATGACTTTCCGGAAGATCCCTACAAGCAGCTTCAAATGGCCACCGAAGCCGTGTTTAAAAGCTGGAACGGCAAGCGGGCCGTCGATTACCGTACGGCCGCCCGTATCTCCCACGATCTGGGTACGGCCGTCAGCGTGGTCACCATGGTCTTCGGCAACATGGGCAATGACTGCGCCACCGGCGTGGCCATGACCCGCAATGGCTCCACCGGAGAACCGAAGCTGGAAGGCGACTATCTGACCAATGCCCAGGGCGAGGATGTGGTCGCCGGCATCCGCATGACCAAAGACCTTGCCCAACTCAAAGAGGAGATGCCGGCGGTCTACGCCGAATTCGAACGCATTGCCAAGCTGCTGGAAGACCACTACCGGGACATGCAGGATATGGAGTTCACCATCGAAAAGGGCAAGCTGTGGATGCTCCAGACCCGGGACGGCAAGCGGACGGCCCAGGCGGCGGTGCGAATCGCCGTGGATATGGCCGAGGAGGGGCTTATCGATCGCCGCACGGCCGTGTTGCGGGTGTCCCCGGATCAGGTAGACTTTTTTCTGCACCCCCAGTTCGATGCCTCCGCCGCCAACGCGGGCAGACTGCTCACCCGGGGTCTCAACGTCTCTCCCGGCGCGGCGGTGGGGCAGGTGGCCTTCGATGCCAACATGGCCGAAGCCTGGGCCAACAATGAGGGCAAGGCGGTGATCATGGTGCGGCCGGAAACCAAACCCGACGATGTTCACGGCATGCTGGCCGCACGGGGCATTCTCACCAGCCGCGGCGGACGGACCAGCCATGCGGCCCTGGTGGCCCGCCAGTTCGGCAAACCGGCAGTGGTGGGGGCCTCAGGCATCCGCATCGACCTGACCAACCGGCTGATGACCGTCGCTAACAGAACCATCCACGAAGGGGAGTGGATCTCCATCGACGGCACGGCCGGCATCGTCTACGAAGGGCAACTGGAGACCATGGTGCCTGACATCAAGGACCCCTGGCTGATCAAGCTGCTCTCCTGGGCCGATGAATTCAGGAAGCTGGGGGTGTGGGCCAATGCCGACTATCCCCGCGACGCAAAACGGGCGGTTGAATACGGCGCCGAAGGCATCGGGCTGTGCCGCTCCGAGCACATGTTTTTCGAAACCGACCGCCTGCCGCACTTTCAGCGCATGATCATGGCCGAGTATCCGGTGGAGCGCAAGGAGGCCCTGGCGGCGCTGCTGCCCTTTCAGCGGGAGGACTTTGTCGGTCTTTTTCGTGTCATGGCCGGCAAGCCGGTGATCGTCCGACTCATCGACCCGCCCCTGCACGAATTCCTGCCGGACCTGATGGAATTGATATCCGAACTGGCCGACCTGAAGATCCGCCTCAAGCACGCCCCGGACATGGCCGCCATCGACACGCTGCTGGCCGAGATCCGCGAAAAGGAGCAGCTTCGCAAGCAGGCCCAGAGTCTGCGGGAAGCCAACCCCATGCTGGGCACAAGGGGGGTGCGGCTGGGCATCTACATTCCGGAGCTGACCACCATGCAGGTGCGCGCCATCTTCGAGGCGGCCTGCCAGGTAACCAAAGAAGGCATCGACGTCCATCCCGAGGTGATGATTCCGCTCACCAGCCACGTCAACGAACTGATCCGGCAGCGGGGCGTACTGGAGGCCGAGGCCCGAACCGTCATGCATGAAAAAGGGGTCGAGATCGCCTACAAGTTCGGCACCATGATCGAACTGCCGCGGGCGGCCCTGACCGCCGACGATATCGCCGAACACGCCGAATTTTTCTCATTCGGCACCAACGACCTGACCCAGACCACCTTTGGCATCTCCCGCGACGACGCCGAATCCGGATTTCTCATCGAGTACATGGAAAGCGGCATTCTGCCGGCAAACCCCTTTGCCACCCTGGACCCCGAAGGGGTGGGGCAGTTGATCGACATGGCAGTCAAAAAGGGCCGCAACACTCGACCGGGCCTGGAGTGCGGCATCTGCGGCGAGCATGGTGGAGATCCCAAGTCCATCGCTTTGTGCCACCAGCTGGGGCTGACCTATGTCTCCTGTTCTCCTTTCCGGGTGCCCATCGCACGGTTGGCAGCCGCCCATGCGGCGTTGGGGGAAAAAAAATAA
- a CDS encoding response regulator transcription factor — protein MESQKKRILIIEDDHHIAEGLELNLAIQGYEVVVAADGVDGLNKWKAVGPDLVILDIMLPGIDGLSILQSIRLEDERLPILILSAKGDPDDRIKGLAFGVDDYLAKPFNLEELLLRVERLLKRGQWNHENQAPAPSSFDAYAFGENRIDFKTNTAICRQGKITLTEQESKVLKLFIANRGQPLSRDQLLQIGWGYSRKTSTRTVDNFIVRFRKYFEPEPRNPIYFKSLRSVGYLFDHPE, from the coding sequence ATGGAATCCCAGAAAAAGCGGATCCTGATCATCGAAGACGATCACCATATTGCTGAAGGTCTTGAACTGAACCTCGCTATTCAGGGGTACGAAGTGGTGGTTGCCGCTGACGGGGTGGACGGTCTGAACAAGTGGAAGGCGGTCGGGCCTGATCTGGTGATCCTCGATATCATGCTGCCGGGGATCGACGGTCTTTCCATCCTGCAAAGCATCCGCCTGGAAGATGAGCGGCTGCCTATCCTGATTCTATCGGCCAAGGGCGACCCTGACGACCGCATCAAAGGGCTCGCTTTCGGCGTGGACGACTACTTGGCCAAACCCTTCAACCTGGAAGAGCTGCTTTTGCGTGTGGAACGGCTGCTCAAACGCGGCCAGTGGAATCATGAGAACCAGGCGCCGGCTCCGTCGTCATTCGACGCCTACGCCTTTGGTGAAAACCGCATCGATTTTAAAACCAATACGGCGATCTGCCGCCAGGGGAAGATAACGCTGACCGAGCAGGAGTCCAAGGTGCTCAAGCTGTTTATCGCCAACCGCGGCCAACCGCTCTCCCGCGATCAGCTGCTGCAGATCGGCTGGGGCTACAGCCGCAAAACCAGTACCCGCACCGTAGACAATTTTATCGTCCGCTTCCGCAAATACTTCGAGCCCGAACCCCGCAATCCCATCTATTTCAAAAGCCTGCGCTCGGTCGGATATCTTTTCGATCACCCGGAATAA
- the htpG gene encoding molecular chaperone HtpG: MEAKKETHQFKTEVQQILNLIINSLYSNKDIFLRELISNASDAIDKLRYKAETEPGILGDDTEFKIQLKPDGIKQTFEISDNGIGMTYEEVLENIGTIAKSGTAGFLEALEQAKGQETLLPELIGQFGVGFYSAFMVADKITLVTRAAGAEANQAVKWESTGDGSYTIEETEKATRGTTITLELKKKGKDDKDFTDQWTVRGIVKQHSDFVNYPITMEVERDEPLPDEEIIKDKDGKPIGATTRKVMKEETLNSMKAIWTRSPSDVKDEEYEEFYKHLSHDWNPPMERLHLKFEGTTEYDALLYIPSKAPFDLFTPERRHGVHLYSKRVFIMDDCKELMPEYFRFVKGVVDASDLNLNVSREILQQDRLVLNIRKNLLKKLFDLLEKMDAEKYNQFYDEFGAVLKEGIYTDPSKKEKIASLARYKTTKSEDKWVSLDDYVKNMKADQKEIYFITGDKLSALLNSPHLEKLKEKDFEVLLMTDPVDEWVVQTLTEYDGKPLKSAEKGDLDLDKVDDSKKEEYNALFGFIKGHLEDKIKEVKPSTRLKDSVSCLSGDAWDMSAYMEKLLKASGQKPPESKRVLELNMDHPVVEKIKALFESDRDNPELKDYSQLLLDMAIVSEGGKLDNPGRFSKMVGDLMTRAME, from the coding sequence ATGGAAGCCAAGAAGGAAACCCACCAGTTTAAGACCGAAGTCCAGCAGATTCTCAACCTGATTATCAACTCCCTTTATTCCAACAAGGATATCTTCCTGCGTGAATTGATATCCAACGCATCGGATGCCATCGACAAGTTGCGATACAAGGCGGAGACCGAGCCGGGCATCCTGGGCGATGATACGGAATTCAAAATCCAGTTGAAGCCCGACGGCATCAAACAGACCTTCGAAATTTCCGACAACGGCATCGGCATGACCTACGAAGAGGTGCTCGAAAATATCGGTACCATTGCCAAAAGCGGCACAGCCGGCTTTCTGGAAGCCCTGGAGCAGGCCAAAGGGCAAGAGACGCTGCTGCCGGAATTGATCGGTCAGTTCGGGGTGGGGTTTTACAGTGCCTTCATGGTGGCCGACAAGATTACCCTGGTGACCCGCGCCGCAGGCGCAGAGGCCAACCAGGCCGTGAAATGGGAATCCACCGGAGACGGCTCCTACACCATCGAAGAGACGGAAAAGGCCACCCGGGGAACCACCATTACCCTGGAATTGAAGAAGAAGGGCAAGGACGACAAGGATTTCACCGATCAGTGGACGGTGCGCGGCATCGTCAAGCAGCACTCCGATTTCGTCAACTATCCCATCACCATGGAGGTGGAGCGCGACGAACCGCTGCCCGACGAAGAGATCATCAAGGACAAGGACGGCAAGCCCATCGGCGCCACCACCCGCAAGGTGATGAAGGAAGAGACCCTCAACTCCATGAAGGCTATCTGGACGCGCAGCCCCAGCGATGTCAAGGACGAGGAGTACGAAGAGTTCTATAAGCACCTCAGCCATGACTGGAATCCGCCCATGGAGCGGTTGCACCTCAAATTCGAAGGTACTACCGAGTACGACGCGCTGCTCTACATCCCTTCCAAGGCGCCCTTTGACCTGTTCACCCCCGAACGCCGCCACGGGGTTCATCTTTATTCCAAGCGGGTGTTCATCATGGACGACTGCAAGGAACTGATGCCCGAATACTTCCGCTTCGTCAAAGGCGTGGTGGACGCCTCGGATTTAAACCTGAACGTGAGCCGCGAGATCCTTCAGCAGGATCGGCTGGTGCTCAACATCCGCAAGAACCTGCTCAAGAAGCTCTTTGACCTGCTGGAAAAGATGGATGCCGAGAAGTACAATCAGTTCTACGATGAATTCGGCGCCGTTTTGAAGGAAGGCATCTACACCGACCCGTCAAAAAAAGAGAAAATCGCTTCTCTGGCGCGGTACAAGACCACCAAATCCGAGGATAAATGGGTCTCGCTGGACGACTATGTGAAAAATATGAAGGCCGACCAGAAGGAGATCTACTTCATCACCGGTGACAAGCTTTCCGCTTTGCTCAACAGCCCCCATCTGGAGAAGTTGAAGGAGAAGGATTTCGAGGTGCTGCTGATGACCGATCCCGTGGACGAATGGGTGGTGCAGACCTTGACCGAATACGACGGCAAGCCGCTGAAAAGCGCCGAGAAGGGCGATCTCGATCTGGACAAGGTGGATGACAGCAAAAAAGAAGAATACAATGCCCTGTTCGGTTTCATCAAGGGCCACCTGGAGGACAAGATCAAGGAGGTCAAACCCTCTACACGGCTCAAGGATTCGGTGTCCTGCCTTTCGGGAGATGCCTGGGACATGAGCGCCTATATGGAGAAGCTGCTCAAAGCATCCGGGCAGAAGCCGCCCGAGAGCAAGCGCGTGCTCGAATTGAACATGGACCACCCGGTCGTGGAAAAAATCAAGGCCCTGTTCGAAAGTGACCGCGACAATCCCGAACTGAAGGACTACAGCCAGTTGCTGCTGGACATGGCCATTGTCAGCGAAGGCGGCAAACTGGACAATCCCGGCCGTTTTTCCAAGATGGTCGGCGACCTGATGACCCGGGCTATGGAATAA
- a CDS encoding dodecin family protein yields the protein MSNSVYKVIELVGTSPTSWEEAAKNAVETASKSLKDLRVAEITKLDMKVEDGRVTAYRARVNLSFKYATE from the coding sequence ATGAGCAACAGTGTCTACAAAGTGATTGAACTGGTGGGGACCAGCCCGACGTCCTGGGAGGAAGCGGCCAAAAATGCAGTCGAAACCGCGTCCAAATCGTTGAAGGACCTGCGGGTGGCGGAAATCACCAAGTTGGATATGAAGGTGGAGGATGGGCGGGTAACGGCCTATCGAGCCCGGGTGAATCTCTCTTTCAAATACGCAACGGAATAA
- a CDS encoding TetR/AcrR family transcriptional regulator: MSDGTQKIRIPQQKRGIETKNKIMVAAKEQFGKHGFHGTNAKEIAAAAGVSVGSFYSYFKDKKALFMEIFREHIEEKVVRILSEHRFDPDNRRKSVYRLIKAMLESHDPYPQFHREALAMRYSDPEVESVSAEVDERIFHHLETFIAQFEGKLRITDTRTAARLIAACVEEIICWIIIFGHNEDADRLIDGLADMIHRYLFE, translated from the coding sequence ATGTCGGATGGTACGCAAAAAATAAGAATTCCCCAGCAAAAGCGCGGCATCGAAACCAAGAACAAGATCATGGTCGCGGCCAAAGAGCAGTTTGGCAAACATGGGTTCCATGGCACCAACGCCAAGGAGATCGCGGCGGCGGCCGGGGTTTCCGTGGGCAGCTTTTACTCCTATTTTAAGGATAAAAAGGCGCTGTTCATGGAAATTTTTCGGGAGCATATCGAAGAGAAGGTTGTCCGTATATTGAGCGAACACCGCTTCGATCCCGATAATCGCCGCAAAAGTGTGTACCGGCTGATCAAGGCCATGCTGGAATCCCACGATCCCTACCCGCAGTTTCACCGGGAAGCGCTGGCCATGCGCTATTCCGATCCGGAAGTCGAATCGGTTTCAGCCGAAGTCGATGAGCGCATTTTCCATCACCTGGAAACGTTCATTGCCCAGTTCGAAGGAAAACTGCGAATTACGGACACTCGAACCGCAGCCCGTCTTATCGCGGCCTGTGTGGAAGAGATCATCTGTTGGATCATCATATTCGGCCACAACGAAGATGCCGACCGTCTTATCGACGGTCTGGCTGATATGATCCATCGCTACCTGTTTGAATAG
- a CDS encoding HAMP domain-containing sensor histidine kinase has protein sequence MKQVKWLFHPILVFVFSVTALVASLFLYIYWYVEASSGLRAAMERFNLEQDQVLAADTWVVILVLSILLGIILLGIFIIFVFSQKTLQLVRMQNNFISNFTHELKTPVTSLQLYLQTFSMHRLSREDQLKYIGYMLSDVRRLTGNINRMLDLAKLESGSYMGEFVVCDLVKTVKLFLEENAHLFKDCRIDLRHPEGKAVYQRINRHLFEMLLMNILTNAIKYCSAQTPEVEIAIERKRSKTQVRFTDNGIGFDRREVKKIFRKFYQIGRSENMTAKGSGLGLHLVQNIARLHKGRVIAESPGRGKGSTFTLILPALE, from the coding sequence GTGAAGCAGGTGAAATGGCTTTTCCACCCCATTCTGGTGTTTGTTTTTTCCGTCACCGCGCTGGTGGCCTCCCTTTTTTTGTACATCTACTGGTACGTGGAAGCCAGCAGCGGACTCCGGGCGGCCATGGAACGGTTCAACCTGGAGCAGGACCAGGTGCTGGCCGCCGATACATGGGTGGTGATTCTCGTTTTGTCCATCCTGCTGGGCATCATTTTGCTCGGTATCTTCATCATTTTCGTGTTCAGCCAGAAAACCCTGCAACTGGTCCGCATGCAGAACAATTTCATCAGCAACTTCACCCATGAACTCAAAACGCCGGTGACTTCATTGCAACTCTACTTGCAGACGTTTTCGATGCATCGGTTGTCAAGGGAGGATCAGCTCAAATATATCGGCTACATGCTGTCCGATGTCCGGCGGTTGACCGGAAATATCAACCGCATGCTGGACCTGGCCAAACTGGAAAGCGGAAGCTATATGGGCGAATTCGTCGTCTGTGACCTGGTCAAGACGGTGAAGCTTTTTCTTGAAGAAAACGCCCATCTGTTCAAAGACTGCCGGATCGACCTGCGCCATCCCGAAGGCAAGGCGGTGTACCAGCGCATCAACCGGCATCTGTTCGAAATGCTGCTGATGAACATTTTGACCAACGCCATCAAATATTGCTCTGCCCAAACGCCCGAGGTGGAGATTGCCATCGAGAGAAAGCGCAGTAAAACCCAGGTCCGTTTCACGGACAACGGCATCGGTTTTGATCGCAGGGAGGTGAAAAAAATTTTTCGCAAGTTTTACCAGATCGGGCGGTCGGAAAACATGACGGCCAAGGGCAGCGGCCTGGGCCTGCACCTGGTGCAAAATATCGCCCGGCTTCATAAAGGCCGGGTGATAGCCGAAAGTCCGGGGCGAGGCAAGGGATCTACGTTTACGTTGATCCTGCCGGCTCTGGAATAG
- a CDS encoding transposase has product MFILHDILEKLKNEFPQSRKGQECGIWFTYTIMAIIVPFASSRTSCILRCLRSLFGFTGIRRKRFYTFMASPKIPWKRLWQTLWKMIPQPLTGGRLLLALDDYVNPKTGKKIFGCEKIFDHAAKQNQSKYPWAQNVVTVGLLKIVKGRWACLPLSYRFYHLKKSIARMHRQGGPKLAFTSKMAMAVDMITDVAGVFGRKRIIVTTDSWFGNNGLWKPLHDRLGIWIDMISRLRSNSNLFDLPGPHVSSRVGRPRKYGRKLGNAASMAAYYRSLAQEYTVNLYGRDRTILAYERVVMLKTMRCAVKVVWVYRQTQWVAFFSTDMSLSVRQIVEYYGARWKIEALFKELKRDIGSAETQTRHPQAVGNHLHFCMLATTVAWIYASRAEKTPTRRHAVDGRSHFAFSDVRRSIAKAAMDDNFRRLFPGPRISVINSLVDVLLHMAA; this is encoded by the coding sequence ATGTTCATCCTACACGACATTCTCGAAAAACTCAAAAACGAATTCCCGCAGTCTCGAAAAGGTCAAGAGTGCGGAATCTGGTTCACCTATACGATCATGGCGATCATCGTGCCTTTCGCCTCGTCCAGGACATCGTGCATCCTCCGGTGTCTCAGATCCCTGTTCGGCTTTACCGGGATACGGCGAAAACGATTCTACACGTTCATGGCATCTCCAAAGATACCATGGAAACGATTGTGGCAGACGCTGTGGAAAATGATTCCCCAACCACTGACCGGCGGGCGGCTGTTGCTGGCACTGGATGACTATGTCAACCCCAAAACGGGCAAGAAAATCTTCGGATGCGAAAAGATATTCGATCATGCTGCCAAACAGAATCAGTCGAAATATCCGTGGGCACAGAATGTCGTTACCGTGGGACTGCTGAAGATCGTCAAGGGACGATGGGCGTGCCTGCCCTTGAGCTACCGCTTCTATCACCTGAAAAAGAGCATTGCCCGCATGCATCGCCAAGGCGGGCCGAAATTGGCGTTTACCAGCAAGATGGCCATGGCTGTCGACATGATCACAGATGTTGCCGGGGTCTTTGGTCGAAAGCGGATCATCGTCACCACCGATTCCTGGTTCGGTAACAATGGCTTGTGGAAGCCGCTGCATGATCGACTGGGAATATGGATTGACATGATTTCCCGGCTCAGATCGAACAGCAATCTGTTCGATCTGCCCGGTCCGCATGTCAGCAGTCGGGTGGGGCGGCCCCGAAAATACGGCCGGAAATTGGGCAATGCGGCGTCGATGGCTGCGTATTACAGATCTCTGGCACAGGAATACACCGTCAATTTGTATGGCCGCGACAGGACCATCTTGGCCTATGAGCGTGTGGTCATGCTCAAAACGATGCGCTGTGCCGTCAAAGTGGTTTGGGTTTATCGACAAACCCAGTGGGTGGCTTTTTTCTCAACCGACATGTCCCTGTCCGTTCGACAGATCGTTGAGTATTATGGTGCCCGCTGGAAAATCGAAGCCCTGTTCAAAGAACTGAAACGCGACATCGGCAGTGCCGAAACGCAAACCCGTCATCCGCAGGCGGTCGGCAACCACCTGCACTTTTGCATGTTGGCGACCACCGTCGCCTGGATCTATGCAAGTCGGGCCGAGAAGACACCAACCCGTCGGCATGCAGTTGATGGCCGGAGCCATTTTGCCTTCTCGGACGTTCGCCGATCGATAGCCAAAGCCGCCATGGACGATAATTTTCGTAGGCTTTTCCCTGGCCCACGTATATCCGTCATAAATTCACTGGTGGACGTACTGCTGCACATGGCGGCGTGA